The following proteins come from a genomic window of Paucimonas lemoignei:
- the leuC gene encoding isopropylmalate isomerase large subunit, with protein sequence MAGKTLYDKLWDAHEVKKRDDGSSLIYIDRHIIHEVTSPQAFEGLRLANRKPWRIDANIATPDHNVPTTPERKGGIEAIADQVSRLQVQTLDDNCDEYGITEFKMNDVRQGIVHVISPEQGATLPGMTVVCGDSHTSTHGAFGALAHGIGTSEVEHVLATQCLVAKKMKNMLVSVEGKLPVGVTAKDIVLAVIGKIGTAGGNGHAMEFAGSAIRDLSVEGRMTICNMSIEAGARVGLVATDEKTIAYVEGRPFAPKGEQWDLAVEAWKDLVSDADAHFDTVVELDATQIKPQVSWGTSPEMVLAVDQNVPDPAQEMDLVKRGSIERALKYMGLKANQAITDIQLDRVFIGSCTNSRIEDLRAAAEIAKGRKVASTIKQAIVVPGSGLVKAQAESEGLDKIFLEAGFEWREPGCSMCLAMNPDRLESGEHCASTSNRNFEGRQGAGGRTHLVSPAMAAAAAVNGRFIDVRELIQH encoded by the coding sequence ATGGCCGGCAAAACGTTGTACGACAAGCTCTGGGACGCTCACGAAGTGAAGAAGCGCGACGATGGTTCGTCGCTGATTTACATCGACCGTCATATCATCCATGAAGTGACTTCGCCTCAAGCCTTCGAAGGCCTGCGTCTGGCCAATCGCAAGCCTTGGCGCATCGACGCCAACATCGCGACCCCGGACCACAACGTGCCGACCACGCCTGAGCGCAAGGGTGGTATTGAAGCCATCGCTGACCAGGTGTCGCGTTTGCAGGTTCAGACCCTCGATGACAACTGCGACGAATACGGCATCACCGAATTCAAGATGAACGACGTGCGTCAGGGCATCGTTCACGTGATCAGCCCGGAGCAGGGCGCGACCTTGCCGGGCATGACCGTGGTGTGTGGCGACTCCCACACTTCGACCCACGGTGCATTTGGCGCGTTGGCGCACGGCATCGGCACTTCCGAGGTTGAGCACGTGCTCGCCACTCAGTGCCTGGTCGCCAAAAAGATGAAAAACATGCTGGTGTCGGTCGAAGGCAAATTGCCCGTCGGCGTTACGGCCAAAGACATCGTCCTGGCGGTGATCGGCAAGATCGGCACCGCAGGCGGTAATGGTCACGCGATGGAGTTCGCTGGCAGCGCGATCCGCGATCTGTCGGTTGAAGGCCGCATGACCATCTGCAACATGTCCATCGAGGCGGGCGCTCGCGTCGGTCTGGTGGCGACTGACGAGAAGACCATTGCCTACGTGGAAGGTCGTCCTTTCGCCCCTAAAGGCGAGCAATGGGATTTGGCTGTCGAAGCCTGGAAAGACCTGGTTTCAGACGCCGATGCGCATTTCGATACCGTTGTCGAACTCGATGCCACGCAGATCAAACCGCAGGTCAGTTGGGGCACGTCTCCGGAAATGGTCCTCGCCGTTGATCAGAATGTTCCTGATCCGGCGCAGGAAATGGATCTGGTCAAACGTGGCTCTATCGAACGCGCTCTGAAATACATGGGCCTTAAAGCCAATCAGGCGATCACCGACATTCAGCTGGATCGGGTGTTTATCGGTTCCTGCACCAACTCGCGGATCGAAGACCTGCGCGCCGCGGCTGAAATCGCCAAGGGCCGCAAGGTGGCCTCAACCATCAAACAAGCCATCGTCGTGCCAGGCTCGGGCCTGGTTAAAGCCCAAGCCGAAAGCGAAGGGCTGGACAAGATCTTCCTGGAAGCGGGTTTTGAGTGGCGTGAGCCAGGGTGCTCCATGTGCCTGGCGATGAACCCGGACCGCCTGGAAAGCGGCGAGCATTGCGCGTCGACGTCCAACCGCAACTTCGAAGGCCGTCAGGGTGCCGGTGGTCGCACCCACCTGGTCAGTCCGGCCATGGCAGCGGCGGCAGCGGTCAACGGCCGGTTCATCGATGTTCGCGAATTGATTCAGCACTAA